A genomic stretch from Vibrio neptunius includes:
- the acpP gene encoding acyl carrier protein, producing the protein MSNIEERVKKIIVEQLGVDEAEVKNEASFVDDLGADSLDTVELVMALEEEFDTEIPDEEAEKITTVQAAIDYVNSAQ; encoded by the coding sequence ATGAGCAACATCGAAGAACGCGTAAAGAAAATCATTGTTGAACAGCTAGGTGTAGACGAAGCAGAAGTTAAAAACGAAGCTTCTTTCGTTGATGATCTAGGTGCTGATTCTCTAGACACTGTTGAACTAGTAATGGCTCTAGAAGAAGAATTTGACACTGAGATTCCAGACGAAGAAGCTGAGAAAATCACTACTGTTCAAGCTGCTATCGACTACGTGAACAGCGCTCAGTAA
- the pabC gene encoding aminodeoxychorismate lyase, which translates to MYLVNGHTTDSISLTDRSFQYGDGCFTTMLVVKGRIQHWDKHQDRMQSCLDLLGIASPNWREVQDWLEKMCLESARSGLKLHISRGEGGRGYSPTQVTLPNVTIGAFNYPVHYEQWLMDGIGLGLCSKRLGVNPLLAGHKHNNRLEQVLLKAEMDQQGFLDGIALDVNGYVIETTMANLYWVKQGVIYTPDLTNAGVAGVMRRVVAERLSSCGLTLSIGHYRLEELNGAEEVFISNSILGVAPVKSIGTQTFSIGTITKKIQEMVNP; encoded by the coding sequence ATGTACTTGGTAAATGGACACACCACAGACTCAATCTCCCTTACTGATCGCTCATTTCAATATGGGGACGGTTGTTTCACCACCATGTTGGTTGTCAAAGGTCGCATTCAACATTGGGATAAACATCAAGACCGGATGCAATCTTGCCTCGACTTACTAGGTATCGCCTCTCCGAACTGGAGAGAGGTTCAAGATTGGTTAGAAAAAATGTGTCTAGAGTCTGCTCGCTCAGGGTTGAAGTTACACATCAGCCGAGGAGAAGGAGGGCGTGGATATAGCCCTACTCAAGTGACCTTACCAAATGTTACTATTGGCGCCTTTAATTATCCGGTTCACTATGAACAATGGTTGATGGATGGAATTGGTTTAGGTTTATGTAGCAAGAGACTAGGGGTAAACCCTTTGTTGGCGGGCCATAAGCACAATAATCGACTTGAGCAAGTATTGCTCAAAGCTGAAATGGATCAACAAGGTTTCCTTGATGGAATCGCACTGGATGTGAATGGCTATGTAATTGAGACAACAATGGCGAATTTGTATTGGGTCAAACAAGGAGTCATCTACACCCCCGATTTGACGAACGCGGGGGTTGCAGGTGTTATGCGTCGCGTTGTTGCTGAACGCTTATCAAGTTGTGGACTTACTTTATCGATTGGTCATTACAGGCTTGAAGAGCTAAACGGAGCAGAAGAAGTTTTTATCTCAAACTCGATTCTTGGTGTCGCCCCAGTAAAAAGCATTGGCACACAGACCTTTTCAATAGGAACAATAACAAAAAAAATTCAGGAGATGGTTAACCCGTGA
- the tmk gene encoding dTMP kinase, with translation MKQAKFIVIEGLEGAGKSTAINAVLETLKQAGIEQIKNTREPGGTVLAEQLRTLVKQDHAGEELQDMTELLLMYAARVQLVENVIKPALDSGTWVVGDRHDMSSQAYQGGGRQISKHTMAALKQTTLGDFKPDLTIYLDLDPRVGLERARGRGELDRIEKMDMSFFDRTRARYLELAQCDSSVVVINAEQTIELVAQDIKQALRSWLAQ, from the coding sequence ATGAAACAAGCTAAATTCATTGTAATTGAAGGCCTAGAAGGCGCAGGTAAAAGTACCGCGATCAATGCGGTGCTTGAGACTCTTAAACAGGCTGGTATTGAGCAGATAAAGAATACTCGTGAGCCGGGCGGAACGGTCTTAGCCGAGCAACTCAGAACTTTGGTCAAACAAGACCATGCAGGGGAAGAGTTGCAAGATATGACCGAATTGCTCCTTATGTATGCCGCGAGGGTACAGTTGGTTGAAAATGTCATTAAGCCAGCATTAGATAGTGGTACTTGGGTAGTAGGAGATCGACATGATATGTCTTCTCAGGCTTATCAAGGAGGCGGACGTCAAATATCGAAACACACTATGGCGGCGCTTAAGCAGACAACATTGGGTGACTTTAAACCAGATTTGACCATTTACCTTGACCTTGACCCACGCGTCGGCCTTGAGCGAGCGAGAGGCCGAGGCGAGTTGGATCGAATTGAGAAGATGGATATGAGCTTTTTTGACCGCACCAGAGCGCGTTACTTGGAACTGGCTCAATGTGATTCGAGTGTTGTAGTGATCAATGCTGAGCAGACGATCGAATTAGTCGCGCAAGATATCAAGCAAGCGCTGCGTAGTTGGTTGGCACAATAA
- the holB gene encoding DNA polymerase III subunit delta': protein MNSIYPWLTDTWREWQASLESDRFSNAALLIAEKGLGAEQLVERFSGAAMCSNYASEACGFCHSCQLMQARNHPDFHIVKPEKEGKTITVEQVRECNRLAQESSQLSGVRLFIIEPAEAMNESAANALLKTLEEPSNSCMFLLVSYKAHRLLPTITSRCQQWHVVNPSSELLAQWLNEQVTLAIPAFAAHVNGNAPLKTQAFVEQGKIEKYHQIEKHFLEVTQLTGDSVKLAKELATSPSEYLQWIWVLLTDAQKSHFGVQMPYFTPGSKVLAAKLSYQLLYTQTTNLSQLLGQLREHTGLNSELLILDWLFKFNEESCL from the coding sequence ATGAATTCTATCTATCCTTGGTTAACCGACACTTGGCGCGAATGGCAGGCTAGTCTGGAATCAGATAGGTTTTCCAATGCAGCACTATTGATAGCGGAAAAAGGACTGGGTGCTGAGCAACTCGTGGAGCGGTTTAGTGGAGCTGCAATGTGTAGCAACTATGCCAGTGAAGCTTGCGGTTTTTGCCATAGTTGCCAGCTAATGCAGGCACGCAATCACCCGGATTTCCATATTGTTAAACCCGAGAAAGAAGGCAAAACTATTACGGTAGAACAGGTGCGCGAGTGTAATCGCTTAGCGCAAGAGTCTTCACAGTTGTCAGGAGTGAGGTTGTTCATCATCGAGCCCGCAGAAGCGATGAACGAATCTGCTGCAAATGCTTTATTAAAAACACTAGAAGAGCCATCTAACAGTTGTATGTTTCTTCTGGTTAGTTACAAAGCGCATCGGTTGCTTCCAACGATTACCAGCCGTTGCCAGCAATGGCACGTGGTGAATCCGAGTTCAGAGTTGCTTGCTCAATGGTTAAATGAACAAGTCACTTTGGCAATCCCTGCTTTTGCGGCACATGTCAATGGCAATGCTCCACTCAAAACTCAAGCGTTTGTTGAACAGGGGAAAATTGAAAAATATCATCAGATTGAAAAGCATTTCCTTGAAGTCACTCAATTGACGGGCGATAGCGTCAAGCTAGCCAAAGAGCTGGCGACATCACCATCTGAGTACCTACAATGGATATGGGTTTTGCTGACAGATGCTCAAAAGAGTCATTTTGGTGTTCAGATGCCTTATTTTACACCAGGCTCAAAGGTTCTGGCGGCCAAACTCAGTTATCAATTGCTCTATACTCAAACAACAAACCTGAGTCAGTTGCTTGGACAACTACGAGAGCACACCGGGTTGAATAGCGAACTGCTCATCTTAGATTGGTTATTTAAATTTAATGAGGAATCATGTTTGTAG
- a CDS encoding MetS family NSS transporter small subunit: MTTGAIIMMILGLGITWGGAAICIKRAMNKQQQ; encoded by the coding sequence ATGACAACAGGTGCGATTATTATGATGATACTGGGCCTTGGAATTACTTGGGGCGGCGCTGCTATATGTATCAAACGAGCAATGAATAAACAGCAGCAGTGA
- a CDS encoding YchF/TatD family DNA exonuclease, with amino-acid sequence MFVDSHCHLDKLDYQDLHSGIEDVVEKAKAAKVSELLSVGVTLDSFPAMLEMIEPFGNVYASCGVHPLDVESEFALDRLHEYASHPRVVAIGETGLDYHYQPETAELQKLRFQQHVELAVKLNKPLIIHTRNARQDTLDILRRGQADKCGGVIHCFTEDLAFAEAAMDLGFYISISGIVTFRQATELKEVVKTLPLERLLIETDSPYLAPVPHRGKQNQPAYVVEVASYIAQLKNTSLSEVGLKTSQNFRNLF; translated from the coding sequence ATGTTTGTAGACTCACATTGTCATTTAGACAAACTGGATTATCAGGATCTGCATTCTGGTATTGAAGACGTAGTTGAAAAGGCTAAGGCGGCCAAAGTCTCAGAGCTACTTTCTGTTGGGGTTACACTAGATTCGTTTCCTGCGATGCTGGAAATGATTGAGCCTTTTGGCAACGTTTACGCTTCTTGTGGTGTTCACCCTCTAGATGTAGAGAGTGAGTTTGCCTTAGACCGATTACACGAATATGCCTCGCACCCCAGAGTTGTTGCAATAGGCGAAACTGGGCTGGATTACCACTATCAACCTGAGACTGCTGAGTTACAAAAGCTAAGATTCCAGCAGCACGTTGAATTAGCCGTTAAGCTGAATAAACCTTTGATCATCCACACACGGAATGCCCGACAAGATACGTTGGATATTTTACGTCGAGGCCAGGCTGATAAATGTGGCGGCGTGATTCACTGTTTCACCGAAGATCTTGCTTTCGCTGAAGCGGCGATGGATCTTGGTTTTTATATCTCCATTTCAGGGATCGTTACTTTCAGGCAGGCAACTGAACTAAAAGAAGTGGTTAAAACACTACCGCTTGAGAGATTATTAATTGAAACTGATTCACCGTACCTTGCACCTGTGCCACACCGAGGGAAACAGAACCAGCCTGCTTATGTGGTTGAAGTAGCTTCCTATATTGCCCAGTTAAAAAACACATCACTGAGCGAAGTTGGCTTAAAAACCAGTCAAAACTTCCGAAATCTTTTTTGA
- the mltG gene encoding endolytic transglycosylase MltG, with protein sequence MIKRITLCLALVLLIAGAGFIYVTKQVDEYVTQPLKLQEEQIYTIETGMSFNRLLADLTDDELIAAAGVSKLVRRFHPELTQVKAGTYLLTPGINLKQALELFKTGKEHQFAITFVEGSTFAEWRLALEQAPYLEHKTSGLSEAEIAQQLGLEESKLEGLLLAETYHYTLGTSDLDIIKRAAKKLQQILDKHWRQRQENLPLKTPYDALILASIIEKETAVSAERERVAGVFVNRLNKRMRLQTDPTVIYGMGEKYDGNIRKKDLRTPTPYNTYVIFGLPPTPIAMPGEASIAAATNPENSNYLYFVASGDGGHVFSKTLSEHNRAVRAYLRQLRSNK encoded by the coding sequence GTGATTAAGAGAATCACCTTATGTCTGGCACTTGTATTACTGATTGCTGGTGCAGGATTTATTTATGTTACTAAACAAGTCGATGAGTATGTGACTCAGCCATTAAAGCTGCAAGAAGAACAGATTTATACGATTGAGACGGGTATGAGTTTCAACCGTTTACTGGCTGATTTAACGGATGATGAACTGATTGCTGCTGCTGGTGTGTCAAAGCTAGTACGACGATTTCACCCAGAACTCACACAAGTGAAAGCAGGGACATACTTGCTTACTCCAGGTATTAACCTCAAACAAGCGCTAGAGCTGTTCAAAACCGGCAAAGAGCACCAATTCGCTATTACCTTTGTTGAAGGTTCAACATTCGCGGAATGGCGATTAGCATTAGAACAAGCCCCTTATCTAGAGCACAAAACATCTGGGCTCAGCGAAGCAGAGATTGCGCAACAACTTGGCCTTGAAGAATCAAAACTTGAAGGCTTATTGCTTGCTGAAACTTATCATTACACGCTCGGTACTTCTGATCTTGATATCATCAAGCGAGCTGCAAAAAAGTTGCAGCAAATTCTTGATAAGCACTGGCGGCAAAGGCAAGAAAATTTGCCGTTAAAGACCCCATACGATGCATTAATCCTGGCTTCTATCATTGAAAAAGAGACGGCAGTAAGTGCTGAGCGTGAACGTGTTGCGGGAGTGTTTGTAAACCGTCTTAACAAGCGTATGCGTCTTCAGACCGACCCAACAGTGATCTACGGTATGGGCGAAAAATACGATGGTAACATACGCAAGAAAGATTTACGCACACCCACACCTTACAATACCTATGTGATTTTTGGCTTACCGCCAACACCGATTGCGATGCCGGGTGAGGCCTCCATTGCTGCAGCTACCAATCCTGAAAACAGCAATTACTTGTACTTTGTGGCCAGTGGAGATGGCGGGCATGTTTTTTCCAAGACGCTGAGCGAACACAATCGCGCGGTACGCGCATATCTAAGACAGTTAAGAAGTAATAAATGA
- the fabF gene encoding beta-ketoacyl-ACP synthase II has product MSKRRVVVTGMGMLSPVGNTVESSWKALLAGQSGIVNIEHFDAENFSTRFAGLVKDFDCTEYMSKKDARKMDLFIQYGIAAGMQALDDSGLQINEDNAARVGVAIGSGIGGLDLIEAGHTALVEKGPRKVSPFFVPSTIVNMVAGNLSIMRGLRGPNIAISTACTTGLHNIGHAARMIAYGDAEAMVAGGAEKASTPLGMAGFGAAKALSTRNDEPQKASRPWDKDRDGFVLGDGAGIIVLEEYEHAKARGAKIYAELVGFGMSGDAYHMTSPSEDGSGGALAMEAAMRDAGITGTQVGYVNAHGTSTPAGDVAEVKGIRRALGEEGTKQVKVSSTKSMTGHLLGAAGSVEAIVTIMSLVDQMVPPTINLDNRDEGLEDIDLVPHTAQPIDSEYAICNSFGFGGTNGSLVFKKI; this is encoded by the coding sequence GTGTCCAAGCGTCGTGTTGTTGTCACTGGCATGGGTATGTTGTCACCGGTCGGCAACACCGTTGAATCATCCTGGAAAGCCCTGCTAGCCGGTCAAAGTGGTATCGTTAATATTGAGCACTTTGATGCTGAAAACTTTTCCACTCGCTTTGCAGGCTTAGTAAAAGATTTTGACTGTACAGAGTACATGTCCAAGAAAGATGCTCGTAAGATGGATTTATTCATCCAGTACGGCATCGCAGCCGGTATGCAGGCTCTAGACGACTCTGGCTTGCAAATTAATGAAGACAACGCAGCACGCGTCGGTGTTGCGATTGGTTCAGGCATTGGTGGCCTTGATCTTATCGAAGCTGGCCATACGGCACTTGTTGAAAAAGGTCCTCGCAAAGTTAGCCCATTTTTCGTGCCCTCAACCATTGTAAACATGGTTGCTGGTAACTTATCTATTATGCGTGGTCTTCGTGGCCCTAACATCGCTATCTCCACGGCGTGTACCACGGGTTTGCACAACATTGGTCATGCCGCTCGCATGATCGCTTACGGTGATGCCGAAGCTATGGTTGCTGGTGGTGCTGAAAAAGCATCGACGCCGCTGGGTATGGCAGGTTTCGGTGCGGCGAAAGCGTTGTCGACTCGCAACGACGAGCCTCAAAAAGCCTCTCGACCATGGGACAAAGATCGTGATGGCTTTGTTCTAGGTGATGGCGCGGGCATCATTGTATTGGAAGAGTATGAGCATGCAAAAGCTCGTGGTGCCAAGATTTACGCAGAGCTGGTTGGCTTTGGTATGTCTGGAGATGCATATCACATGACGTCTCCGAGCGAAGACGGGTCAGGTGGTGCTTTAGCAATGGAAGCTGCCATGCGTGACGCGGGTATCACGGGGACACAAGTCGGCTACGTAAACGCACATGGCACGTCTACTCCTGCTGGCGATGTGGCTGAAGTGAAAGGTATCCGTCGTGCGCTAGGTGAAGAAGGCACTAAGCAAGTGAAAGTTTCTTCAACTAAGTCGATGACGGGACACCTACTTGGTGCGGCAGGCTCTGTTGAGGCGATCGTGACTATCATGTCACTGGTTGATCAAATGGTTCCACCAACGATTAATCTAGACAATCGTGACGAAGGTCTTGAAGATATTGATCTAGTACCGCATACGGCACAACCTATCGATTCAGAGTACGCCATTTGTAACTCGTTTGGTTTTGGTGGTACTAACGGTTCTTTGGTTTTCAAAAAGATATAA
- a CDS encoding sodium-dependent transporter, with amino-acid sequence MKREQWGSRAGFILAAVGSAIGLGNIWRFPYMAYENGGGAFFIPYLFAMITAGIPFMILEFSMGQKYRGSAPRTLAKIHSKFEWLGWFQVGVAAVIAVYYVAVIGWAISYFGMSFNQSWGTDTNAFFFSEYLGLGDNSPTNLGSIQWKIAVAMLIAWGITYAAIVGGVKAGIERASKIMMPILFIMVVLLIGRMVFLPGALDGVNYMFEPDFSKIWDVKVWAAAYGQIFFTLSIGFAIMLAYSSYLPEKSDITNNAFMTVLINCGFSILAGIMIFSVLGYMAQEQGKPLTEVVSAGVGLAFVTLPAAINLLPAPYILGPLFFFALVVAGLSSHISIMEAVTSAVIDKLKWSRKKAATVVIGVGVVVSMAFATNGGLLLLDLVDHFANNVGIMVGGFVEIILMAWLLNKVGDVREYVNEISDFSIGAWFVVCLRFITPIMLAVILATKLQTLFTEGYGGYDLTLGWAMIAALFVIGVLINATSRKEA; translated from the coding sequence ATGAAGCGAGAACAATGGGGATCCCGCGCTGGATTTATTCTAGCCGCTGTCGGATCGGCTATCGGTCTGGGAAACATTTGGCGTTTCCCTTATATGGCCTATGAAAACGGTGGTGGTGCCTTCTTTATACCTTACCTTTTTGCCATGATCACCGCAGGCATTCCCTTTATGATCCTTGAATTCAGCATGGGTCAGAAATATCGTGGTAGCGCACCTCGTACGCTAGCAAAAATTCACTCTAAATTTGAATGGCTAGGCTGGTTTCAAGTAGGTGTCGCAGCGGTTATTGCTGTTTACTACGTTGCTGTTATCGGTTGGGCAATTTCCTACTTTGGTATGTCTTTTAACCAAAGCTGGGGCACCGATACCAATGCCTTCTTCTTCAGTGAATACCTTGGTTTAGGCGATAACTCGCCAACTAACCTGGGAAGCATTCAATGGAAAATTGCCGTTGCGATGCTAATTGCATGGGGTATCACTTACGCGGCTATTGTCGGTGGTGTCAAAGCAGGCATTGAGCGCGCATCTAAGATCATGATGCCGATTCTATTTATCATGGTTGTACTACTGATTGGTCGTATGGTTTTCCTTCCTGGTGCCTTGGACGGCGTAAACTATATGTTTGAACCTGACTTTAGCAAAATCTGGGATGTGAAAGTTTGGGCAGCCGCGTATGGCCAGATCTTCTTCACTCTGAGTATTGGTTTCGCTATCATGCTGGCTTATTCAAGCTACTTGCCTGAAAAATCAGACATTACTAACAACGCCTTCATGACGGTTTTGATTAACTGTGGCTTCTCAATCCTAGCTGGTATCATGATCTTCTCAGTCCTTGGCTATATGGCGCAAGAGCAAGGCAAACCTCTGACTGAAGTCGTATCAGCAGGCGTTGGTTTAGCATTTGTTACACTGCCAGCTGCAATCAACTTGCTGCCAGCGCCGTACATCCTAGGCCCACTTTTCTTCTTCGCACTAGTAGTTGCAGGTCTAAGCTCACACATTTCCATCATGGAAGCCGTGACGTCTGCCGTTATCGACAAACTAAAGTGGAGCCGTAAGAAAGCAGCAACCGTTGTTATTGGTGTTGGTGTTGTCGTTTCTATGGCATTTGCAACCAATGGCGGTCTACTACTACTAGATTTGGTCGATCACTTCGCGAACAATGTCGGCATCATGGTGGGTGGTTTTGTCGAGATTATTCTTATGGCTTGGCTACTGAATAAAGTCGGTGATGTACGCGAATACGTTAATGAGATCTCTGACTTTTCTATCGGTGCTTGGTTCGTGGTTTGTCTGCGCTTCATCACCCCGATTATGCTGGCCGTTATTCTCGCAACCAAACTACAAACACTATTCACTGAAGGCTACGGTGGCTATGACCTAACTCTCGGTTGGGCAATGATTGCTGCTCTATTTGTTATTGGTGTATTGATTAACGCAACAAGTCGTAAGGAGGCCTGA
- the ptsG gene encoding PTS glucose transporter subunit IIBC, translated as MFKNLFASLQKVGKALMLPVSVLPVAGILLGVGAADLSFIPEIVSNLMEQAGGSVFGQMALLFAVGVALGFTNNDGVAGLAAIVGYGIMAATLGVMANLSVESAQAAAKAAGEVLDETAIDLIKKQYETGVLGGILVGGIAAWSFNRFFKIQLPEYLGFFAGKRAVPIITGFLAIALALVLSVVWPPVAAVMQAFSHWAATQNPELAFGIYGIVERSLIPFGLHHVWNVPFFFEAGTCVNAAGETQNGVLTCYLVADEASRAVGNGFGQLAGGYMFKMFGLPAAAIAIAHSAKPENRAKVMGIMASAALTSFLTGITEPIEFSFLFVAPLLYGIHALLAGSAYVVANTLGFVHGTSFSHGLIDFIVLSGNAQKIGLMVGVGLVYAVIYYVVFRTVIKAMDLKTPGREDESEETVATSGSDMAGELVAAFGGKANITGLDACITRLRVAVADTEAVDQDKLKQLGAAGVVVVAGGVQAIFGTKSDNLKTEMDEWIRNHG; from the coding sequence ATGTTTAAGAACCTTTTTGCTAGCCTGCAAAAAGTGGGTAAAGCTCTGATGCTACCAGTATCGGTTTTACCTGTTGCAGGTATTCTACTTGGGGTTGGTGCTGCCGACTTGAGCTTCATTCCGGAAATTGTTTCCAACTTAATGGAGCAAGCGGGTGGTTCAGTATTTGGTCAAATGGCACTACTTTTCGCAGTGGGTGTTGCACTTGGCTTTACTAATAACGATGGTGTGGCAGGTCTAGCTGCAATCGTTGGCTACGGCATTATGGCTGCAACGCTAGGCGTTATGGCTAACCTATCAGTGGAGTCTGCACAAGCTGCGGCAAAAGCGGCTGGTGAAGTACTAGACGAAACTGCTATTGACTTGATCAAGAAGCAATATGAGACCGGCGTTTTGGGTGGTATCCTTGTTGGGGGTATTGCAGCATGGTCTTTCAATCGTTTTTTCAAGATTCAACTACCAGAATATTTAGGCTTCTTTGCGGGTAAACGTGCGGTGCCAATTATTACTGGTTTCCTAGCGATCGCACTTGCACTGGTACTATCTGTAGTTTGGCCACCAGTTGCAGCGGTAATGCAAGCATTTTCACATTGGGCTGCAACTCAAAACCCAGAGCTAGCATTTGGTATCTACGGTATCGTCGAGCGTTCTCTGATCCCATTCGGTCTGCACCACGTTTGGAACGTACCATTTTTCTTCGAAGCGGGCACTTGTGTTAATGCTGCTGGCGAGACACAAAACGGCGTTCTAACTTGTTACCTAGTGGCTGACGAAGCTTCTCGTGCGGTTGGTAATGGATTCGGTCAGCTAGCAGGCGGTTACATGTTCAAGATGTTCGGCTTACCAGCTGCTGCTATTGCTATCGCACACTCTGCCAAGCCAGAGAACCGTGCGAAGGTAATGGGTATCATGGCGTCTGCTGCATTGACTTCATTCCTAACTGGTATCACAGAGCCAATCGAATTCTCATTCCTATTTGTTGCTCCTTTACTGTACGGTATCCACGCTCTACTAGCTGGTTCTGCATACGTTGTTGCAAACACTCTAGGTTTCGTACACGGTACTTCGTTCTCACACGGTCTAATCGATTTCATCGTACTATCTGGCAACGCACAGAAAATCGGTTTGATGGTGGGTGTTGGTTTGGTTTATGCGGTTATCTACTACGTAGTATTCCGCACAGTTATCAAAGCGATGGACCTTAAAACGCCTGGTCGTGAAGATGAATCTGAAGAAACAGTCGCGACATCTGGTTCAGACATGGCAGGTGAGCTTGTTGCCGCATTCGGTGGCAAAGCAAACATCACTGGCCTAGATGCATGTATCACTCGTCTACGTGTTGCAGTAGCGGATACAGAGGCGGTTGATCAAGACAAACTGAAACAACTAGGCGCGGCTGGCGTAGTGGTTGTAGCAGGTGGTGTTCAGGCTATCTTCGGTACTAAGTCTGACAACCTAAAAACTGAAATGGATGAGTGGATCCGTAACCACGGCTAA